One Hyphomicrobium album genomic window carries:
- a CDS encoding HlyD family secretion protein, with protein MLSSLLRLPLQWKVPMPGRQPNDPSGSRPNVKPLLALGLAALLLVGGGYVAWRTLSTPSLPAGIAKANGRIEAERVDVATKLAGRLKQVLVKEGDSVTIGQTLALMDTAELEAQLNDAKATARQAERQLDQAIALLAQRKSELTLSEQELDRAEKLAAKGYTSKQVVEQRTSVKLTAVAAVNSAQAQIDVAKASIESATARVARIQTYLDDSVLTAPRSGRVQYRLALPGEVLAAGGKVLTLLDVTDVYMTVFLPTSEAGRLPIGAEARIIFDAAPQYVVPASVSFVATEAQFTPKYVETQSEREKLMFRVKVQLPPDVLEKYVAWVKTGVPGIAFIRLSPKVQWPENLAVALP; from the coding sequence ATGCTGAGCTCGCTTCTGCGCCTACCGCTGCAATGGAAAGTGCCGATGCCGGGCAGGCAGCCGAACGACCCATCCGGATCGCGCCCAAACGTCAAGCCGTTGCTCGCGCTTGGCCTCGCCGCGCTCCTGCTCGTGGGCGGCGGCTACGTCGCCTGGCGCACGCTATCCACACCCAGCCTGCCGGCCGGTATCGCCAAGGCCAACGGGCGTATCGAGGCCGAGCGCGTCGACGTGGCGACCAAGCTCGCCGGGCGCCTGAAGCAGGTGCTCGTCAAGGAGGGTGACAGCGTGACCATCGGGCAGACGCTCGCCCTGATGGATACCGCGGAACTCGAGGCCCAGCTCAACGACGCCAAGGCAACGGCCCGACAGGCCGAGCGTCAGCTCGACCAGGCCATCGCACTCCTGGCGCAGCGCAAGAGCGAGCTCACACTTTCTGAGCAGGAGCTCGATCGCGCCGAAAAGTTGGCCGCCAAGGGATACACGTCCAAGCAGGTAGTCGAGCAGCGTACGTCCGTGAAGCTTACGGCCGTAGCCGCGGTCAACAGCGCTCAAGCCCAGATCGACGTGGCAAAGGCGAGCATCGAATCGGCGACGGCGCGGGTCGCCCGCATCCAGACCTATCTCGACGATAGCGTACTCACCGCGCCGCGGTCCGGGCGCGTGCAATATCGGCTCGCGCTGCCGGGCGAAGTTCTGGCCGCCGGCGGCAAGGTCCTCACCCTGCTCGACGTGACCGACGTCTACATGACCGTCTTCCTGCCGACGAGCGAGGCCGGCCGCTTGCCGATCGGCGCCGAGGCGCGCATCATTTTCGATGCGGCGCCCCAGTATGTCGTGCCGGCCTCGGTGTCGTTCGTCGCCACCGAAGCCCAGTTCACGCCCAAGTACGTGGAGACGCAAAGCGAGCGAGAGAAGCTGATGTTCCGCGTGAAGGTGCAGCTTCCGCCCGACGTGCTGGAAAAGTACGTTGCCTGGGTGAAGACCGGCGTGCCGGGCATCGCCTTCATACGGCTTTCGCCGAAGGTGCAATGGCCTGAGAATCTCGCCGTTGCACTGCCGTGA
- the rbbA gene encoding ribosome-associated ATPase/putative transporter RbbA, with amino-acid sequence MKAFGAPLPVAELRSVTHRYGRSVALDNVSIEIPAGRMVGLIGPDGVGKSTVQALIAGVRQIQSGRVIVLGGDMSSTRHRNDVCARIAYMPQGLGRNLYPTLSVYENVDFFGRLYAQEEEERRARIQELLRSTELEAFADRAAGKLSGGMKQKLALCCALIHDPDLLVLDEPTTGVDPLSRRRFWELIERIRERRDGMSVITATAYMEEAEQFQSLIAMDDGRVVATGTAADLKNMTGRDTLEAAFIELLPEEKRAGHTQLVFVPRTRSGGAPAIEANNLTKRFGSFTAVDRVNIRIDQGEIFGFLGSNGCGKSTTMKLLTGLLQPSAGSARLFGRPVDARDLETRKRVGYMSQSFSLYTELTVRQNLELHARLFEVPSDAVGARVEEMLARFGLAAVAGAMPLLLSLGMRQRLQLAVAVIHSPDMLILDEPTSGVDPVARDNFWELLIELSRRDGVTIFISTHFVNEAERCDRVSLMHAGRILAIGEPSELRNARGAATLSDAFIDYLEVADGKEDAAEEGAIEAVAAGQFASPVAGIINSQRRPWFSPARIWAFARRETLELVRDPIRITFALLGPVVLLLAMAYGISFDLENVRYSVLDRDQSQESATLQESFSASRYFQQRAPLRSEGEIDARLRSGDIKVAIAIPPEFGRDLLRERAPEVGVWLDGSDTFRAETARGYVQGVINTYLQDLARRETGSVPNLSPADIETRFRYNQAFLSIYAISPGVLMMLIIMFCTMLTALGIVREKELGSITNLYAAPASKLEFLLGKQLPYVGIGLVSFVVLVLVIVFGFRVPMTGSFAALALGAVLFAGAATAFGLVISTFVRSQIAAIFGSAIIVSIPTVNFSGMMYPVSTLEGGARVIGTLFPSLYFQRISTGVFNKGLGLAELYANHLILALFCVVFLAVAALLLRKQEA; translated from the coding sequence GTGAAAGCTTTTGGCGCCCCGCTTCCTGTTGCAGAACTCCGCTCGGTGACCCATCGCTACGGACGATCGGTTGCGCTCGACAACGTCTCCATCGAGATACCCGCAGGGCGCATGGTGGGTCTTATCGGGCCGGACGGCGTCGGCAAATCCACCGTTCAGGCACTGATTGCCGGCGTGCGCCAGATTCAGTCGGGGCGGGTGATCGTGCTCGGGGGCGACATGAGCAGCACGCGCCACCGCAACGACGTCTGCGCCCGCATCGCCTACATGCCGCAGGGTCTTGGTCGCAATCTCTATCCGACTTTGTCCGTCTACGAAAACGTCGACTTCTTCGGGCGGCTATATGCACAGGAGGAGGAGGAGCGGCGCGCGCGTATCCAAGAGCTGCTGCGCTCCACCGAACTCGAGGCATTCGCCGATCGGGCGGCCGGCAAGCTGTCTGGGGGCATGAAACAAAAGCTTGCGCTGTGCTGCGCGCTGATCCACGACCCGGATCTTCTGGTGCTCGACGAGCCGACCACCGGCGTCGACCCGCTGTCGCGCAGGCGGTTCTGGGAGCTGATCGAGCGCATCCGCGAGCGCCGCGACGGCATGAGCGTCATCACCGCCACCGCCTATATGGAGGAGGCGGAGCAGTTCCAGTCGCTGATTGCCATGGACGACGGGCGCGTCGTTGCCACCGGTACGGCTGCCGATCTCAAGAACATGACCGGCCGCGACACTCTCGAGGCGGCCTTCATCGAGCTCCTGCCCGAGGAAAAGCGCGCGGGGCACACGCAACTCGTCTTCGTTCCCCGCACGCGCAGCGGCGGCGCGCCGGCCATTGAGGCCAACAATCTAACCAAGCGCTTTGGCAGCTTCACGGCCGTGGATCGCGTCAACATCCGCATCGACCAGGGGGAGATCTTCGGGTTCCTCGGCTCCAACGGATGCGGAAAATCGACGACCATGAAGCTGCTGACGGGGCTGTTGCAGCCGAGCGCAGGTTCCGCTCGCCTCTTTGGGCGCCCGGTCGACGCCCGCGACCTGGAGACGCGCAAGCGCGTCGGCTACATGTCGCAGTCGTTCTCGCTCTACACGGAGCTGACGGTGCGGCAGAACCTCGAGCTGCATGCACGCCTCTTCGAGGTTCCGTCCGACGCGGTCGGTGCGCGTGTGGAGGAGATGCTGGCGCGCTTCGGGCTCGCCGCGGTCGCCGGCGCCATGCCCCTGTTGCTGTCGCTCGGCATGCGCCAGCGGCTGCAGCTCGCCGTGGCCGTCATCCACAGCCCGGACATGCTCATCCTCGACGAGCCGACGTCGGGCGTCGATCCTGTCGCCCGGGACAACTTCTGGGAGCTGCTCATCGAGTTGTCGCGCCGGGACGGCGTCACCATCTTCATTTCCACGCACTTCGTGAACGAGGCCGAACGCTGCGACCGCGTCTCGCTCATGCACGCGGGCCGCATTCTCGCGATTGGTGAGCCGAGCGAGTTGCGGAATGCGCGCGGGGCAGCGACGCTCTCCGATGCTTTCATCGACTATCTCGAGGTCGCCGACGGGAAGGAGGACGCGGCGGAGGAGGGCGCGATCGAGGCTGTCGCGGCCGGGCAATTCGCGTCGCCAGTGGCTGGGATCATAAACAGCCAACGGCGCCCTTGGTTCAGCCCCGCCCGCATATGGGCATTCGCGCGACGCGAAACTCTGGAGCTGGTTCGTGACCCCATACGCATCACGTTTGCCCTGCTAGGACCGGTCGTTCTTCTGCTCGCGATGGCGTACGGCATCTCGTTCGATCTCGAGAACGTGCGCTACTCCGTGCTCGACCGCGATCAATCCCAGGAAAGCGCCACACTGCAGGAGAGTTTCTCCGCGTCGCGCTACTTTCAGCAGCGGGCACCCCTGCGCAGCGAGGGCGAAATCGATGCGCGGCTCAGATCGGGCGACATCAAGGTAGCGATCGCCATACCGCCCGAATTCGGTCGCGATCTGTTGCGCGAGCGCGCGCCGGAAGTCGGCGTTTGGCTCGATGGCTCCGATACCTTCAGGGCCGAAACGGCACGCGGCTATGTGCAGGGGGTGATCAACACCTACCTGCAAGACCTGGCGCGCCGCGAGACGGGCTCAGTTCCCAATCTCAGCCCGGCCGATATCGAGACGCGCTTCCGCTACAACCAGGCCTTCCTCAGCATCTACGCAATATCTCCGGGTGTCTTGATGATGCTCATCATCATGTTCTGCACCATGCTGACGGCGCTGGGGATCGTACGCGAGAAGGAGCTCGGCTCGATCACCAACCTCTATGCAGCACCCGCCAGCAAGCTCGAGTTTTTGCTCGGTAAGCAGTTGCCGTATGTCGGCATTGGCCTCGTTAGCTTCGTCGTGTTGGTGCTTGTCATCGTCTTTGGGTTCCGCGTGCCGATGACCGGCAGCTTCGCAGCATTGGCTCTGGGAGCGGTTCTGTTCGCCGGCGCAGCGACCGCCTTCGGGCTCGTCATATCCACATTCGTGCGATCGCAAATCGCCGCCATCTTCGGCTCGGCTATCATCGTATCGATCCCCACGGTGAACTTCTCCGGCATGATGTACCCCGTCTCGACGCTCGAAGGCGGCGCGCGCGTGATCGGAACGCTATTCCCTTCCCTCTATTTCCAGCGCATCAGCACCGGCGTCTTCAACAAGGGACTCGGTCTCGCTGAGCTCTACGCAAACCATTTGATACTCGCGCTGTTCTGCGTCGTATTCCTAGCGGTCGCAGCGCTGCTCTTGCGCAAGCAGGAGGCGTGA
- a CDS encoding ABC transporter permease — protein sequence MRSLAHIYRLGVKELYSLRHDPVLVFLILYTFTFAIYTVATGVKTEVRNASIAFVDEDGTELSRRMRDAFLWPYFKPAALLPSTADIDRAMDAGKYTFVVVIPSRFQADLVAGRHPTLQLDVDATAMTLAGNGTTYITTILQNEISGFAARSEGGAALPVSISVRSKFNPNLESSWFMAVMQIVGNITMLSLILSGAAVIREREHGTIEHLLVMPVTPAEIMLAKIWANGSVIVAAALLSLVVVVQGLLAVTIAGSIMLFLLGTALFLFAMSSLGIALATLARSMPQFGLLAIPFFVVMNMLSGGVTPQEGMPAFLRMLMQASPSTHFTSFSQAVLYRGAGVDVVWPQLAAMTLIGTVLFVVAVRRFRNTMAVGQS from the coding sequence ATGCGCTCACTCGCTCACATCTACCGCCTGGGAGTGAAGGAGCTCTACAGCCTGCGGCACGACCCCGTGCTTGTGTTTCTCATTCTCTACACCTTCACCTTCGCGATCTACACGGTCGCGACCGGAGTGAAGACGGAGGTGCGCAATGCCTCCATCGCCTTCGTCGACGAGGACGGAACCGAGCTATCGCGACGTATGCGGGACGCGTTCCTGTGGCCTTACTTCAAGCCCGCCGCGCTGCTGCCCTCCACCGCCGATATCGACCGCGCGATGGACGCGGGCAAATATACCTTCGTCGTCGTGATACCCAGCCGCTTTCAGGCCGACCTCGTCGCCGGACGGCATCCGACCCTGCAACTCGACGTCGATGCCACGGCTATGACTTTGGCCGGCAACGGCACGACTTACATCACCACTATTCTGCAGAACGAAATTTCCGGTTTCGCGGCCCGCAGCGAAGGCGGGGCGGCGCTGCCGGTGAGCATTTCGGTGCGCTCCAAGTTCAATCCAAATCTGGAATCGAGCTGGTTCATGGCCGTCATGCAGATCGTCGGCAACATCACCATGCTGTCCCTCATCCTTTCGGGTGCGGCCGTGATCCGCGAGCGCGAGCATGGCACCATCGAGCATCTGCTCGTCATGCCGGTCACGCCGGCGGAGATCATGTTGGCCAAGATCTGGGCCAACGGCAGCGTCATCGTCGCGGCGGCGCTCTTATCGTTGGTCGTCGTCGTGCAGGGACTGCTCGCCGTCACCATCGCAGGCTCGATCATGCTGTTCTTGCTGGGCACGGCGCTGTTCCTATTCGCCATGAGCTCGCTCGGCATCGCGTTGGCCACGCTGGCGCGCTCCATGCCTCAGTTTGGGCTGCTGGCGATTCCATTTTTCGTGGTGATGAACATGCTTTCCGGGGGTGTTACGCCGCAGGAAGGCATGCCGGCATTCCTGCGCATGCTAATGCAGGCATCACCGTCGACGCATTTCACCAGCTTCTCGCAGGCTGTGCTCTACCGCGGCGCCGGTGTCGACGTCGTCTGGCCACAGCTCGCCGCCATGACGTTGATCGGCACGGTACTGTTCGTGGTGGCCGTCCGGCGCTTTCGCAACACGATGGCCGTGGGCCAGAGCTGA
- a CDS encoding universal stress protein, protein MQRILVAVDWTPRGHRALRRGIQLALGSGADLRLVYVCSEDFPEQLKLAQEKFAREELAAHAARAREEGIAKVTTAVLEGRTFEEILRDAIDYAADLIVLGPHRPSSFAQDLLGTTAGKLLRAGQRPVLVARGEDGGRYDSVMVAVDFSPASRRALRVALEWFSTAHITVLSAYGKVRHKAEPMTDLAGETRRLAVHGLLSEVATEMGPLGAVASAAEPLAVYGWPEDAIDAFIATRKPGLVVMGTHGQTGSSRAIFGSVTEWVMGTASCDVLLVPAHLAT, encoded by the coding sequence TTGCAGCGCATTCTCGTCGCCGTCGACTGGACACCGCGCGGCCATCGTGCGTTGAGGCGCGGCATACAATTGGCTCTGGGATCGGGCGCTGACCTGCGGCTCGTTTACGTCTGTTCCGAAGACTTTCCTGAGCAGCTCAAGCTGGCCCAGGAAAAGTTCGCCCGTGAGGAGCTGGCCGCGCATGCCGCGCGGGCGAGAGAGGAAGGAATCGCGAAGGTCACAACCGCGGTTCTAGAAGGAAGAACCTTTGAAGAGATCTTACGCGACGCGATTGACTATGCCGCAGATCTGATTGTCCTCGGTCCCCACCGCCCAAGCAGCTTTGCCCAGGACCTGCTTGGAACGACTGCGGGGAAACTTTTGCGAGCTGGGCAGCGTCCTGTGCTCGTCGCACGCGGAGAGGACGGTGGTCGATACGACTCCGTGATGGTTGCAGTAGATTTCTCGCCGGCTTCGCGCCGCGCCCTGCGCGTTGCTCTGGAGTGGTTTTCGACAGCCCACATTACCGTCCTCAGCGCCTACGGAAAGGTGCGTCATAAGGCGGAACCGATGACCGACCTTGCAGGCGAGACGCGCCGCCTGGCGGTTCACGGACTCCTCTCCGAAGTAGCGACCGAAATGGGACCACTAGGAGCGGTGGCCTCCGCCGCAGAGCCGCTCGCCGTTTATGGTTGGCCCGAAGACGCTATCGATGCCTTCATCGCGACTCGCAAGCCGGGTTTAGTGGTCATGGGAACCCACGGGCAGACGGGCAGCTCCCGGGCGATATTTGGTAGCGTCACCGAATGGGTCATGGGCACCGCAAGCTGTGATGTCCTGCTCGTACCAGCGCACCTAGCAACATAA
- a CDS encoding host attachment protein: MKPTITWIVVADGARARIFVNRGPGKGLELSGRELTAEHPRTSDMVRDSLPRTHESVGHARHAIEPRVDPHQDAKREFTEHLAQVLDQSVAERAFDRFVVVAPPKMLGDFRKAMSKRLQPLLHGEVAKDLTKASSKEVADHLAETIII; this comes from the coding sequence ATGAAGCCGACCATCACGTGGATTGTTGTGGCTGATGGGGCGAGGGCCAGAATCTTCGTCAATCGAGGCCCTGGTAAGGGCCTTGAGCTTTCGGGGCGCGAGCTTACCGCCGAGCACCCGCGCACTAGCGATATGGTAAGGGATAGCCTGCCCCGCACTCACGAGTCCGTCGGGCATGCCCGCCACGCCATCGAGCCAAGGGTCGATCCCCACCAGGATGCCAAGCGCGAGTTTACCGAGCATCTGGCGCAAGTGCTCGACCAGAGCGTGGCTGAACGGGCATTCGATCGGTTTGTTGTCGTGGCGCCCCCTAAAATGCTTGGCGACTTTCGCAAAGCCATGTCAAAGCGGCTGCAGCCGTTATTGCACGGCGAAGTGGCAAAGGATCTTACCAAAGCTTCGTCCAAAGAAGTTGCCGACCATCTTGCCGAAACCATCATCATCTGA
- a CDS encoding universal stress protein, with protein sequence MDEAMYRNILIATDGSALGDKSVSTGVTLAKHLGATVTVVYVTEPWATDFPPELTKEPFWVKYNDACAARAATILDAAAQRAADVGVACAVRHVPNNYPADGILEAADACGCDLIIMSSHGRRGIARFVMGSQAQEVLVRTKLPVLICR encoded by the coding sequence ATGGATGAAGCCATGTACCGGAATATTTTGATTGCCACGGATGGTTCGGCTCTGGGCGACAAATCGGTATCGACTGGCGTGACCTTGGCCAAGCACCTGGGCGCTACAGTTACGGTGGTCTATGTCACAGAGCCTTGGGCAACCGATTTTCCCCCTGAGCTCACGAAAGAGCCCTTCTGGGTCAAATACAATGACGCCTGCGCGGCCCGCGCCGCGACAATTTTAGACGCCGCGGCGCAGAGAGCTGCCGATGTCGGCGTTGCGTGCGCCGTCCGCCACGTACCGAACAATTACCCCGCGGACGGCATTCTTGAAGCCGCCGATGCGTGTGGATGCGACTTGATCATTATGTCCTCCCATGGCCGCCGGGGGATCGCGCGTTTCGTCATGGGAAGTCAGGCTCAAGAAGTTCTTGTGAGAACGAAACTTCCGGTACTCATTTGCCGGTGA
- a CDS encoding chitosanase has protein sequence MIWITHLGLMDQARTDLEAVEGDMTNTRREFLSLAGRYCASSALIAAAGPLAHAAGPGHETVDKPLPLPSEGMPMPQTSASKPDANLVRRIKAISNVFEVGGTEPDYAYVENLGDGRGYTVTQYGFCTYNSEVSQVIDRYAAHVPQTPLKRFLAQLPPVKWTDQDLRGFAAAWRREIKASKFLGQACDEEADILYLGPAVEAAVAVGVRSPVGISIFYDTLLQHGGSGDPDSLPTIIKRTLEENGDVDSSSEAEFLRTFLAVRHSVLEHSHNQETRDVWRASARRVDALRKLLDGNPDLVPPIKVTNADVDVTVL, from the coding sequence TTGATCTGGATCACCCATCTGGGCCTGATGGATCAGGCACGCACCGACCTCGAGGCCGTAGAGGGCGACATGACGAACACGCGCCGGGAGTTTCTCAGCTTGGCAGGCCGCTATTGCGCATCGTCGGCGCTCATCGCTGCGGCGGGCCCGCTCGCCCATGCGGCGGGACCCGGGCACGAGACCGTCGACAAACCGCTCCCCCTTCCGTCGGAAGGCATGCCCATGCCGCAGACCAGCGCCAGCAAACCCGACGCCAACCTCGTCCGGCGGATCAAGGCGATCTCCAACGTGTTCGAGGTCGGCGGAACCGAGCCGGACTACGCCTACGTCGAGAACCTGGGCGATGGACGCGGCTATACGGTCACCCAGTACGGGTTCTGCACCTATAACAGCGAGGTCTCGCAGGTCATCGATCGCTACGCGGCGCACGTACCCCAAACGCCGTTGAAGCGCTTCCTCGCGCAGTTGCCGCCGGTCAAATGGACGGACCAGGACCTGCGCGGTTTCGCGGCGGCGTGGCGCAGGGAGATCAAGGCATCGAAGTTCCTCGGCCAGGCGTGCGACGAGGAGGCTGACATTCTCTATCTGGGGCCGGCCGTCGAGGCGGCAGTGGCGGTGGGTGTCCGGTCACCGGTCGGCATATCGATTTTCTACGACACACTCTTGCAGCACGGGGGCAGCGGCGACCCGGATTCCCTGCCGACGATCATCAAGCGGACGCTCGAGGAGAACGGCGATGTCGACAGCAGCTCGGAAGCCGAGTTCCTGAGGACGTTTCTCGCCGTCCGCCACTCGGTGCTCGAGCATTCGCACAACCAGGAAACCCGCGACGTGTGGCGCGCCTCGGCGCGGCGCGTCGATGCCTTGCGCAAGCTGCTCGACGGCAATCCGGATCTCGTGCCGCCGATCAAGGTCACCAACGCCGACGTTGACGTCACGGTCCTTTAG